The genomic interval TAGGAGACAATTAGCACAATTTGTATGCATCTCACCATTGGCTACTACGTAAATCTTTTTGTGTAGATTACGTACTACTGCACAACAGAGGGCGACAGATGCTTCTGGGAGGTTACAATACATGCTGTCAAGACAttggtttttttaattaatcaaattttgTTTCTTTGCAAAGTGTGTGTTTAACAATGAGAGAAGCATCAATTGATGGCTCAAAGGTAACAATGgccatgtaggcctaatatgtgataaatattacaatatttgaCAAGACTGCAACAATGGTATGGAATGGGAGAGCTCATTAAAAATGGTATCAtgaaagtaaataataaaaaaccaAATTAGTCTTCATTTTAAGACATATATAATAGTTATGCAAATTGTACTTTATAACACATACAAAAGGCTTAGCCAATGAATCAGCCGGTGCACAGAATTTCTACCCCAGTTCCCTTagaaaagtaaaatatttacagGACTTTTTTGTATAATAGTTTCACTCTTTATTTACGATTTATACAGTTATTTCATATTAAAgtggtttatttataataacaaattttaagtCAATGCATAAAAATGTTGTGTTTctcacaaaattaatttatcttaACAACTTTTTCATTGTGTACTATCTGGAAATATTACTTGAAGCAAAGCAACGTAGTTAACGGTCATGACTGAATCTTGTGTGTTGAGTGGTTTCCAGTCTTGATTGAATTTGACAGGGGGCGCTGTGTACTTCATTGTGCTCACCGCATGGTCTTGCCAGTTTAAGTATTGCATGAATGCGTTGAAGTTCACTTGCCCTTGTTCATTCATGTTCattctgtaaaaaaagaaaattgatgAGAGAAATTGGTTAACCGCAATGACGTCCCTAAAAATTACGTACTTTAAAATTTGGGTAGGCTACAAATTGTAAACAAGCgctataaatttataaatactgtagctTTACAACTTAAACATCGAGAAGGCACTGATGTATATAATCATAGGAAATTTAACGCCTTCCAAGCAGTTTGTTATGATTTCATACCCTTTCTAATTTTGGTTTGATTGTCCTAAATGCCAGGAAAGGCGTTTGAACTGTTATTAATTTGTCAGATCTGAAGAACGACTCAAACTCATGCATACATTTTGCATGGCTTATAATTTATGCGCATATGACAGTTTTCTTACCCGTAGAATGAAAAACCTTAAAATATAGACATTATCAAGAAAATACACATCCTACAGCAAATAACTCACCAAGGACGGATAAACTGTAACATGCTCACAATAAGTCTTATTTGAGGATAgggagttacaaccctggcactaggtcagaatTGAACACTAGACCTCAGGATTGAAGGCAAGTACTGtgtgttaaccaccaagctacagctccgcTATAAACATTCTAGTACTTTCATAAGACTGTTTGTCATTGCACTTTTCCTAATCATTTCTGTACATCATTTTACAAGAGGTAACAGTACTATAAAAATCACTTATGATTGATTAATTAGCCCATGGcagtaatgtattttattactaaTATGAAAACTGTTATCATTATAAGTAAACAAAATGCGCTGTTCAATGGCGGTATACCAGTGAGGTTATGGGTTCATTGAAACCCTCTGCCAAATTCAATAAATGAAATTCTTCTAGCTTTTAATTTTGAGGGCttaaatttcaatcaaatttGATAATGACCTCTGTTCTTGGAAATATTAGTGTTAGAGTATATAATTAAACAAAGTGCTCCAACCAATAGTTTTTCTAATTTAGGTAAAAATATggaatattacattttttaaattgtttgattTCGATCATATTTAGAAGCTTAGATTAAATCTTTCTTGGTTAAATTTGGTAGACCCACTTATGGTAATTTAATATCTATGGAATACATACCTTGAAAGCACCGCCCTCAGCAGGTCATCAGGGATGGGTACATGGAAAGCATGACAAGTACTTCTAATTTGATCAGGGTCAATGAACCCTGACCTGTCAGTATCATGATGGATAAATCCTTCTGTCAGTTTAGTGAAGTTTTCAAAGTTGTTCTTTCTCAGTTGCTCCTGAACAATGGACACAAGTGTGTTGAGGTCGATCTTGGTGTCTTGTGTATCACAGTAAAAGCGAGCTAGAGTCATGATCTCGTGCTCAGCTAGCTGGCTGCCACCGAGTTGCACCATTAGATTTCTGAAAGATGAAGCAACTATCAAACATGAATGATTTTTACTAGTAACACTTTGGAACAGCATCCCTTTGGATATCTGACAGGCTCCTAGTTCTCATCTTTTTAAGAAACAACTAAAAACGTATTTGTTCCCTAACtagcatttttatttatttttgtctatGTTGTTTCTGATAATTTTCTCTATACAGCGCTTTGATCTTCTGGAAAGGcactttataaataatgaataataataatatgttgtgAACTTCTGCTCCATCATGAAATTTAGCCAACACTGATCGCATTTCCAGCCTGGTTAAACTACTGTACTCATTTTTCTTACCTAAATTGATCATAACCTAATTTTCCTGTATTTTGTGGATCGTTGCGATTGAAGAATTCCTTAACACGGTCTTTTTCACGTCCAGCAATACCCTTCAGTTtggtaattattttttcaacatCGGATACTGAAAACTGTGAAACAAAtgttttgatttattaatataataactttattggGATTTGGAatattaaacacattttttaaacattggtAGTGGCTAAACTGTGCAACCAAATTTGGATTTAGAAACTAGCATACTACAGTAAGTAAGGGGGTGGGGAATCAGAGGCAGATTTATACACTTTATGATTTGTAATTTAAGTGGCACATACTGTATTCAATAACTCTGCTGAAAATAACTTACATCTTCGTTATGTTTTTCCATATATCTAAATGCATACTCATCAGCTTCTATCAGTATGAAGAAATGATTGTGGAAATTCACACGGCTACCAACATACAGATCTGCAGTGGTGTAGTACTCTGACAGATGAGTGCCAAACAGAGGCTGGCCAGGCTTCTTGATTCGGTTACGTTCCAGGAATTTACCACCAATTATGCCTAGGAAGGACAAGATTCATATCAATAACGTTTATGAAGTTTAAAAATACTTGTATTATTTGTTCTGCACATATCCAACAGCAAATAGGCTAGGAATATCTCATGCATTCTGGACTGACTTAATACAAAGTGGATGTGGCATCATTTGGCCATAAGAAAAATACCTAAAGAACCTAGAACATGGCCTAAAggtctatctacactatcacacttaatgtgacaaaaaatgtgatgtgcccatttattTTATGGACacaataatttcatattactaccatatttgttatTCAGatttttgtagacagagcttaaaagctACAAGTGGACCTTACAATTTGTTTGCTGTTGGTTgtggttttaaaaataaagaaataatacatGTTATAAAAGATTGTGTGACAGAATCAACACTTGCAAAATATATTTCTCTGTTTTAAGAAGGCACTTCAGGTCAATCATTTATTACTTAACTAATTGTAATAAGCCACTGtaaagataattaaataattcaacAATCCTTTATTAATCATGCATTATACAGTGACAAAAccaataaattacattattttgtaattaaaattaatattcatgaaaaGATTGAAAAAGTATATTTGGCATCGAGCCAAGGGCAATTACCCCTTTTAAAgtgaattattaatatattttatcaattattaaaatagactattattattcttttattattaaatctatcaattTGAACTTATTCAGCTTTAGTTGGTCAAAATATTCCTAAAAACgaataaagaaattgtattacaaattaattttgacaaGATATTAGCAGCGTAGATGAATTATTGATACTTTAatggtttttatatttattgtattatttattgtagAACAATTTAAATGCAAatctatattttataaactGTTTTTCTATTTGCCATCCAATCATATCTCAGGAAATAAGTTTGTCAGATTTTCATTAGCCAATCGAACAGCTCAGCagctatttttttttctatgtgaAAACATTGCGATTCGTGCGACTATATTTGTCTAGTAGAAAACAGGCTTAAAGCAATGCCTAGAGCAGGGGGTTCTGAACATTTTTGTAGTGCGGGAcgaaatttataaataatctcGCAGGCCAAAAAGAACATACCGCACAACAGGCATGTGatgatggccggaaatggtactcttgcacttaaaattaatgataaatggcacctttagttggccagacatgaCACTCTTATAGTGCGCTAGCAATCGGCAAAAACGATACCTTTTTTCCGCTGCATGCTACTAAGATAACATTTGTGTTCCCACTGATGCGAACATCAAGGGGAAGTCCAAGATGACGGTATTGTATTTCCGGTACGGTTATAAATTTATgctaataattttatatttacattataattaatgcaaatattaattttatatacttaCCTTGGATTATtaactctttttttatttactgtactttGCTTTTAACATTTTTAGTAGCTCTTCGCAGAGCATCTAGCCCGAAGGCCGGCTGTTGAGAACCCCTGGCCTAGAGCTACCATCATGAGGATGTATGGATTGTGACATTCAAGAATTAATGCTACTGTTGTGCCTTACCAGAGTTTCTCACAGGTGGTTCAAACACAGCAATTGTATCATCCGACAAGAAGTACGAGATGATGAATCGTCGGTCAACATCAATCGGTTTGTTAGTGTCCAACCGAGCAACAAAGCGTAACACATTGCTCTCTAGGCCATGTCTATAAACGAAAGAAGTGGTGTTCAATGTGTAAAACAAATTGGGCTTGCGTTCAATTTATTTCAATTGAGCTTGGCAACAAATATAGCTTATATAATCAATCAACAATATCCCTTGCAATACTATCAGATATCTAGGCTAATGCTATAaaaggaataaataaattacaggtttgtttttaaatagtatTAGCTTATTACAACTATAAAGACAAATGCaaactaaatactgtaataatataattatattttatttacaataattaattaCTTGGTTTTTCTTTTCCAAAGGTACACATTAGCTTCAAGATCTTTGCTCTGTGTAACACAGATATTGAAAACCAATTGAAATGGAATTTCTGGTTTATGAAAAGAATAAGACACTTTGTAATCTGGATTTCTTAGGCCTTTGATTTTATGAGAGTTGTTACCTGTCTTTCTCCATGAACTTGATAAAGTCTCTCCTTGGAGGCTTAGGTAAAAGACCCATGCATGAACAGAGTGAATCCTCCTCAGATCCAAATCCAGTGTATGGTGGCCATTCATGGTTGATTGGCTCTCCAGAGGATGACTGGTAATTCAATGGTTTGAATGATGCTACAATAAACAGAAAGTCAACCATCAATTCATAGCAAATGAGATACTAATTTGGCATAATGATAAATCTCACTTGTATGAGAGGCATTGACACCTGCCTGTACCATACTCTTTGTATCCTTAAGGGTCTTTTCACACATTTTCCAGCACGGTTCTgatccggcgaatcgaacatcaatttTTGGTTTTCACGACGTTCCACGCGGCTATGCACCAATCGATATGCACGTAGCccaagaaaacaaaacattgacgtCCGATTGGATTCTccgtcgccggaccggaactggtgtgaaagaccctttagacAAGATGTTTTACTCTCATTAACTCGTCTTTCAGATGGGATGTCCCACGTAGTACATAATAAAGAATTTGTTTCCAGTTAAACAATCGAGGTTAGGATATTACACTTACattatgaatataatataaaatgaacattattaatttaatagcAAATTCAATTCTTCTGTCAAATTCTTgcaatataacaatatattcaTACTACAGTAGTGTcatgtaattaataaatataataatatcaatattactGTACTTACTGACACCATATTTAGTGGAATAGTATTGTTTTGTAAAGTCATCACAATCGGTGAGTGTGAGAGTGCGCCCCCACAGGTTGATTTGAGTGCCAATGCAAAGATTACTGTCATGGTAATATTCGCTGTGAACTGCACCTGTCTAAAAATAGCAACAAAAAAGAAGAAGACAATcctaattaatattcataagacAAAATGACACCTATTCAGTACAATCAATTGTGAACTATTTAACCGTGTTACTGCAAAAACAAAGAATTGCTATTGATGAAACTTGTTTAAAGTTAAGCTTAAACGATAAAAACAAAGATCTTATGtactcatttaaaaaaagtaagaCTGATATAACAAAACTATTAAACTCAAGTTTTATAGTAAGGCCTATACAAATGTCTTTATTATTCTCCAGTCTAGAATACTGCATAAAGTTCTCTTACCTTTAGACTGTCAAGAATATATCTTCCTTTATGTCCCATAGGGCCAAATACATTTAGCACTGTTCGACCTGTGGTCTCTCCAGGCTGTGGCAGAGCTTCTGGCGCAGCCTTCGGGAGACGACCTCTCCTCAGGAACATGGGTGCAGCATCCCTCCCAGCATTTGGGCGAATGATTTCTTTAACTTCAACTGTATCGTCAGCCAAGAAATAATGTAAAATCATTTCACGAGCATCTCCAAACATGCTGTCTTTATCGTCCCATAGTCCGAAAAATCGCAAGACTTGACGATCATGGTCAAGAAACTGTTTCAGGGTGTCGACCTTCTCGTAGGGTCGTAAAGGCTGCTGCGTTTCATCCATCTGAAAGGaaagacaaataaaaaaaatgacaattaaataatattttgttttttctatacCTAAAGACATCaataaaatgtcattatatattacatattGTAATAAAAACAGTTCAGTTAGTCATGATAAAGGAATTTCATTTTCCATCAGATTTGAGAAACATTTTTGCATTCTTGTTTTGTTAATAGTTTgacattttcttaatttttttttttatgtttgtttgttttgtttatgaAAATTAATTCTTAAATTGGTTTAAAAGTGGGAAAGTAAAGTATCTCAAGAAGCGAGGCTTGCATAGGGAAGAAAAAGAAACatgtataaatttgtatttaacaataaataaataaatctttgTCCTGTGCTGGAAAAAGAAATATTGGTCAAAACAGTTTCCGGCTAAAAGGACCTTTTACCCAAATATAGAAGATATTCAAATATCTAGTTGATAAGCCTCCTACTTACAGCTTTTCTATGTTCAGTGTTCGGGTCGCTTGGAGTGCCTACAGGTGCCTTGATCCGCACTCCCAGTTTACGTAAAAAGTTGTATGTGAATTGATCACAGCCTGTGATTTTAAAGGTGCGTCCATACAGTGTGATCTCCTTATCTACATTAAAGTGTTCAACCGTGTAGAACTGATCATCATTGGGTGGTGGTAGAGGAATACGATGTCGTCGGATCAATGTACCtaaagaatataaaacattaacaatattattattaatatttaaccaTCTCAAGTTTCGCCCATATGTTACCGAAGAGTTCTCATTAATGACAATGGAGGGACAAATGAGCTAGTTCTC from Antedon mediterranea chromosome 5, ecAntMedi1.1, whole genome shotgun sequence carries:
- the LOC140048525 gene encoding EF-hand domain-containing family member C2-like, coding for MSLPFLPGNSLNSNVGKTNFKKSHQFDNRNDVSMYVGEHKSGIGGQRLVGQRPKPQLSNIPQGEGNAAPAWVAFDRQVMRFDAYFQEAVHEKREEQYRIRKCKIYFYLEDDSIQVIEPQVNNSGIPQGTLIRRHRIPLPPPNDDQFYTVEHFNVDKEITLYGRTFKITGCDQFTYNFLRKLGVRIKAPVGTPSDPNTEHRKAMDETQQPLRPYEKVDTLKQFLDHDRQVLRFFGLWDDKDSMFGDAREMILHYFLADDTVEVKEIIRPNAGRDAAPMFLRRGRLPKAAPEALPQPGETTGRTVLNVFGPMGHKGRYILDSLKTGAVHSEYYHDSNLCIGTQINLWGRTLTLTDCDDFTKQYYSTKYGVTSFKPLNYQSSSGEPINHEWPPYTGFGSEEDSLCSCMGLLPKPPRRDFIKFMEKDRHGLESNVLRFVARLDTNKPIDVDRRFIISYFLSDDTIAVFEPPVRNSGIIGGKFLERNRIKKPGQPLFGTHLSEYYTTADLYVGSRVNFHNHFFILIEADEYAFRYMEKHNEDFSVSDVEKIITKLKGIAGREKDRVKEFFNRNDPQNTGKLGYDQFRNLMVQLGGSQLAEHEIMTLARFYCDTQDTKIDLNTLVSIVQEQLRKNNFENFTKLTEGFIHHDTDRSGFIDPDQIRSTCHAFHVPIPDDLLRAVLSRMNMNEQGQVNFNAFMQYLNWQDHAVSTMKYTAPPVKFNQDWKPLNTQDSVMTVNYVALLQVIFPDSTQ